ATGCTTCCAGCTTTAGCCAAGTGTAGTTCTTGATGCTGTCATGAATGGTAAATCTTTTGTAAGCCAGTATCACTTCTTAGTGACCAGGagtgttttcagtttttattatgTTAGTAGTTGCTTTTAGAAAGTGTTTACCAGGACAGACTTCAAAAAACTAGTAGATGTAACATTGCAGAATTTTACAGGAGAGTGAAGATCGTGTACAAGCAACTTCCTTTTATAAAGCAGCAATTTTTGCAGAATTCATCTGAAAAGCATTCATCTTAAGATGAATTTGCATTCATCTTAAATGAGCACTATTAAGTGCATTCTGAAAATGCGCTAATGATTGTCagttgtatttaaatatttatttcagcacTTTGTCAACTGGATAACAAATGCAGCCCTGACATTTACAACTTCTAGATTTAGAATTGTTCTGATTTACATTTTGCATTAGCTTTTGAAATGTACCCTCTTTCATTTTGTGAGTGATCCTCAAATGCCAGTAACCTTGAAGTATAAATTATACCAGTCTTGCAAAAAAGGGAACTTGTCAGGATCTGCAGGTCTGCTCAGGTGCAAGAACCTTATAATACTACATGTACTGCTGGCAAAGTGTGAACAAAGTGCTCTTCATCGATAAAACTCCTATAAAATAACTTGgaagaataaataatattaGAGGATACTGTGGGGATACTAAGTGGGATTTTCAAAAGTATCAATCTCAAAGTGAATGTCCCTGGTTTCAGTGCTGTTTTACCTGAGTTtgaacacacaaacacatctgACCCAGAAAGTCCTGAGGTACAACTGGTGTAGTGGAACTCTCTTGGATGAGAGAAAGCCTTGTTGCCTCCCCTACTGTTATCTTCCTCCGCAGGCATCCAGCCTCGGCCATGGTTGGAGACAGGATTGTAGATGAGCTGAACCATTGGGGTCTGATCTGGTACAGCCATTCATATATTCTACCTGATCTCATGAGTTCTTTTTAATCTTTGGATTTCTGTGGCTGAAGTTACTTtatcaagaaataaaagtttGGAGGTTGATTCCAGTTAAGGATTTCCTACCTGCCATCAtcgatgggattttttttaaagcaattttagattaaaaatataaagatgtATTTGAGTTGGTATTTGTTTAAATATCAGATGCATATACTGAATGAAACCAATTTTGAGTTGCGTTCTGTTCCTGAGAAAGCCAGAAATCAAATTTTCAAGCAGAAGATAAAAAGTATAGAATGTaaaatcttttgcttttaagtaatgttatagaatcatagaatcaccaggttggaagagacccaccggatcatcgaatccaaccattcctatcaaacactaaaccatgcccctcagcacctcgtccaccagtgccttaaacacctccagggaaggtgactcaaccacctccctgggcagcctattccagtgccccatgaccctttctgtgaaaaattttttcctaatgcccagcctgaacctcccctggcagagcttgaggccattccgtcttgtcctgtccctcgTCATTTGGGAGAATAGgctagctccctcctctccacagtcagttgtgatttatatttttatatttttatgttgaGGTAAATCAGAGATGCTAATAGCGTTTGTTTCTTTACCATTTGTCTTTTGATGTTGCTGCTTAATTATCTAGTTATCAGTGGTTTAGATCAAAATTTGCTTGGAATCAACTAAAATctcacagcttttatttttatgtaagtaTGCAATACCTACACTCTGTACATGAAGAAACCAGAATACAAAGAACAAATTTGTAAGTTTTGATCCTAAAACTGAGCTCCTAACCCTCCCTGCATAGGCATAtgagtaaaaataaatgtgcattTAGGAAATACTGGATGCAATGCATTTGGATGCTCAGGAGCTCAGGCAATAtaagctttttttgttttatatgagATGCCTAGGCGTGACTTGGAAGCATAACTCCTCATCtagatttaaatttaaataagttCTTACCAGAGAGACAGAAGAGTTGGTATcaaaggcagaagcagagggaaagaCCGCAGCTGTTCAGAAATGTGCCAGCTCTCCAGGATAATCCTGTTGCAGAACCTGAAAAGGTGGAGGAAACCTCATCCAGTTCTGAAAAGCTGGTAGCTTGGCTGTATATTGGCTTGTTGTGGGAGGTACAGGTTCACTCCCCCTCTTCTGAATCAGTCTGATCAGGAATTTCTCAAGCAATGGTCAGATTCTCTAAATCACAGATGTTGCTGTTTtgactgtggggtttttttgtttgagttttgtttggtttgttggtttttttttcccctgtggaaAGAGTGAAATCTGTTTAATAATAAAGAATATAAAGCTTCCTCAAACAGTTTTGAGATACCAAGCTGTTAACTGGCTGGAAAGCTATTGTGCTGTTGCACTAAGCTAACTCAAGAAGCAGAAACTGCTGGCCTGGAGAGTTGAGTGCAAGGTAGAAGGAGCTACTCTTCATGCTTCTCCAGGCTTTTTCAGCTGCTATACCCAAGGAAAGTCTGGTTTTAAGGGGAATACCCATCCATGCGGCTTTATCTTCTCGTTCTGCTTTTAAGTCAGTggtgatttatattttttttcttctgcagttttgTAATCTCAGCAAGAGCAACTTCTCCTTACCAGGGTGAGGCTGCAGGGTGTTAACAGCTGTAATGAATAAGTTGCCACTCAACCGAGTAACAGCTTCCCAGGCTCTGGGAGAGTAGTCCAGAAACATAGCTCACCAGTGACATTAAAGGCTTTAGCCTCAGTCTTTGGAGGGAGTCTAATATTAAATATGCTCCTTAGAGAGAGGTGTTTTGAGACATTAGAGGTGCATATCTGGCTTTTGAACTCCGGATTTGTCAGTGACTTTGTATTTGTCAGTAGCATATGGAAAACATACAGATTTTCTACTCATGCTGAGAGTTTAACGAGTTTTTCTGAAGTCTGATATGAATCAGAAGATTTTAGGGTTTCCAAACAAGATAATTGACTATTTTCAGATATTATACATTTATATCTGTGTGATCTTTGTAGCTTAACCTCATActgtttgaattttcttttcataagtTGTTGGATAAAGATTTAGAATGCTGTGAAGTTTAAAAGTCGGTCAGCATTAGTTTTTAGCAGTCTTTGAGTAACTTAGTTTTCCAGAGTAGTAGGCAATGCACAGCTGATTTGTAATCAGGCAGCAGGCTTGCAAAGGGAAGCAAACTCAATCAGATAACATATCGTGTACTCTGACAGCTCAATATGCATTTTCTCCAGCATTGATTTGTCCTTCCATATAGTGCCCTGAAGTGAAAATGACTCGGTGCTGTATCTGTGTTGCAACTGAGTGCCCTAAATCTAAAGTGCAGATTGATTCCTTAGttttttggggaggaaaaacCAACACTTACTACTTACTTTTAccttttaagtatttatttcatttttacagcgatgttaaattaattttgaggaaaatgtACAATGTTCTAATAGCTGGGAAACATATACAGCAGGATGTTTTAAAGCACTTGTCTATGTATTCCTGTTTGTAACAGTAATATATGTAGATTCTTCCTTTTACATGGCTTTGGCTTTTCAAAGTGTCTTGATTAATTTTGCCAGCAATAGCcccaagtaatttatttttatgctttataAAGTTTGCAAGAAAATAGCATTTGAAATTATGAATGcttctattaaaaatatctctaaGACACAAAGACTAAGAGGAAGTTTCACTCTAAAAGTTTCAGTGCCTTGAGTTTCTTTGTGGGACACCAAATTGTTAACTAGAAGAAATATTTGAGTTGGTGCACGTGCATTTTTCTAGTTAGCAAAGGTCATGTTTTTCTAAGAAACTACTACTTTGGGGTTGAATTACCTTACTGGGAGTTTGTTGTTTTGCTCAGATGTCTGTTAAACTTCTGAGAACTTGTTGAACTGAGAACTTCTCACAAAAGAGTTTAATAAATTGTTACTGTACCTAAAGCACTAATTTCAGTCATCAGGGGTTATTTCGTTATAATTATGCAGAAATCTGAGACAGAGGTGAGAAGAAAAACCAGTTTGTCTGAGTTGTTTCCAGATGCACTAAACTACCAGAAGATTTAATTGCTTTATGGGGCCCTGGCTTGTGGAGAGCATACATTTTATCAGATAAACCTGGGAGAAACAAAGTTCTTGTAGCCCATTGATCGAAGTGCTCATGAACATAGTGCTCCCTAAGAAGGAAGGCACAGGGAGAAGGACAAGAGGGAGGAGTAAGAGAAgaggaaacactgaaacaggcaCAGTAGCTGAAGTGATAGGATCAGTctggtgctttttttcctcagcagctgGATACTGCATTGTAAACCAGGTAGTTTCACTCCAGGCCTTGCTAACTTGGAAACACATATCATTATAAAAAATTAGCAATATTTTtaccttcaggaaaaaaaaaaccaacccacccACTTTCATTTGGTTTTGACTTGACAAGTCACTCTTTGGACTTTGGTTAACCTAGTATGAAACCAAAAGTTCCTTTCTAATATCAGAACAGACATTTGACATAACTTCTTAAAATACTCTTTCCTGTGTACTACTATGCTTAATACTTTTACAGTCTTTATGCATAAACTTTTCTGATGAGAAGGAAGTGTAACATTTACATATCAGAATATATTTGCACAGTTGAAGAAATGTGCAGGCTTCTAATTCCAGTTTAGTCCCAGTAGTCCATTAATACTGTTTATATTGTAGAATCactatcaaatattttcatttttacagtcTGAAGGCTGTGTTGAATGAAGCTTTCTGAAACTGGCCTGTCAGAGAATCTGATGTCCCGTGGTCTGGTGGATCGGTTCTTTATCGAATTTTGAATTGTATCTGATGTGAAATAATAGACTATAGGGTCGAAACAGCAGTTTGAAACAGCAATGCAGAGAGTGATGGGGTACATAGTCCTGACTGCTGTTACCACTGAACAGTTAATCCAGGTCTGTGTTCTCATAAGAGAGTAAAGTATTAAGGTAACATTATAAGgcacaaagcagaagcagaatatCACCAAATGGACAAAAATCATTTTGAGTACCTTTTTCTTGCTTAATTTATTCCGACTTAGTGTAAGCGGTTTATTCAAAGTCCGTAAGACCATAGTAGAGCAGGTCACATTCAAGATGAGTGGAATGAAAAATCCAACTATTTCAATGAAGATAACAATCCGGGATAGGTAGGTTTTCCATGTATCCTCTGAAAAGTTTTCAAAACACGTTCTTTGTTCAGTATTGTTACGGCGGTTTGTAGACTGGAAGAAGCTTGCTGGTGTGCTGCCTGCTAACACTGTTATCCATACTGCAGCACAGACGATCTTTGCGTTCCTTTTGGTTCGGAGAGTCTTGGATCGAAAGGGGTGCACTATAGCTAAAAAGCGATCAACGCTTATGCAGGTCAGAAATAAAATGCTCCCATACATATTTGTATAAAAGAGGGTGACAGAGATCTTGCAAAGAATGTCTCCAAATGGCCAGTTTCTTGCTACAAAGTAGTAAATCCTGAAGGGTAATGTAAACACAAAAAGCAGATCCGATATTGCTAAGTTAAGCATGTAAGTTGTAGTCTCATTTCTCACTTTTAAAGTACAAGTAAAAATGTAGATAGCAACGCAGTTTGCTATGAGGCCGAGAACAAACACCATACTAAAGATACACCCGTACAAAGTATATTTAAAGGAGTCCTCAGTGGAACAATTAGAGCTTACCATTATaatgatatatttaaaattcctgtgatTAGGAGGTTTCTCTGGTGTTTTtattgcaacttttttttttttaaattccggAACAGCTCGCAGATGTGTTTGAACTGGGTGCTTTTGTGAGTCTGTTGCAATGTGAAGCTTCAGAGAAGGAACACAAGCTGTCTAGCAGGGGTGCACATCTCTGGCGGTTGTCACCAGGAGGTCGCTCGTCTCTCCAAAGTGCTATTTGTAATCACATAGCCAGTATTCAAAAGTCAAAACCGGTGTTATTTGTGGCAGATGAGGTCATCCTGTTGCTCACTTAGTTCCATTTTCCCCCTTGATTTGATGAAGCTGCTGTAGAACTTTCTGCCTGATTCTAGGCTGCAGACAGTGATGGCAAAGTCTTCTCCATCCAGACTTGCTGGGAACATATGctttaggaaattattttccaggTGCCACGAAGTGTCGGCACTtgcatttctctctctgttttctctcttgtaaAAGGAGCTTTCCGGATCCTGGGAGCGCTTGCTTGCTGGCTCGCCCCACCGGGTGGGAAGCAAGCTGCTGGCCAGGGCAGAAACCAAATTCCAGAGCGTGTTTGTTCCTGCAGAGCACAGCCCTGGCTTCCCGTGCCCCAGCAGCCGCTCGCCAGCCTGGCTCCTtctggagaggagagaaaagagctCAGGCAATTTGTAGCATGACATCACAGGAAGAAGAGGTCGGTCTCCCTGAAGAATGGTTTCAATTCAGTTTGTTTGCCTTCCCCTAATCTGATAATGTGTCTGCTGGGACTGTACCTTGCAGGCTGCAAATGGtcaccagcagagctgctgcagctgcaggctcTGGTTAACTCTTTCCATGCTCTCTGGAAGGTCCACTGTCAATGCTTTTGGGAGTCCAAAAGTTTCAttgcaaaatctttttcttcagttatgATGAGGCTTTTCAGTGCCTGAATACCTCCTGTACCTTTAAATTCCTGCTTATCTTTGGAGATAGAAGTAATTGTgggattttatattttatgtagGACTGAACCACCACTACCTTTTTTGATGGATATTTTTGCTTGTGGTAGACAACCTGTTAATCACCAGAAGTCAGTTGAGTAGTTCTGTCTCATTTCCCTCAAGTACAAACCTCAGGAGGAATAAGGTAACATTAATaggtaataaaataatttcagcaaatAATTACTGAAAGTGGAAGGCATAAAGATCATGAACCTGTGGGTTGCTCTGGGTCTTCCCAGGACTGAGATGTGTTGCAGTGGAAGGAGAAAATTTGTTCTGCATTAGGAAGCATATCCTAAGCTCTCTTTCGAATTGGAAAGATGcttctttttacagaaaaaaccTGCCTCAATTGTTTGAAGAATTTGTGGtacagaaagcattttcttcaatatgtaagcacaaaataaatatagCAAAATAAGTACTGTGCTAATGCAATTGTTTCTGATAATTTAAAGGGGGCAGTTATCTCACATGCACAAAATACTTCTATTAGTCACGgattaatgaaatgaaaacatgttGTAACTAATTAAATTGTtaagtaaatattaaaaaaagcaactcTTATTGCCTTTGGGGCAGATATGGGATAAATCTTCATTTAGACAGACTCATTTATTTAACAACAGCTTGGATAGACTTACTTCTGGCATCAAAACCAGTCTATTTCTAAGCCTTAGAATAACAAATCTCTTCATATCTGGCTGGGTGGCATGGTTCTTTTGAACTAGATTTCAATCAGTGGTACCTAAGCAGGGCTCTGGGCAAAACCTTTCTAGTCTGCTGTAAAGGAGAGTAAATTATAGCACTTCATGGGGTTTTGGCATAGTTTCTTAATGTAAGGTATGTCAGACAAATttcaaaaacatgcaaaaatgggctttgcttattttatttcaagtttttgTGGtaaatttcttctgtgaaagtCTTTCACCTTGATTTTGAGGTGAAATTAGGCAGTTTCACTTCAGTGAGCTATAACCACAAGAAACCTTTCTAACTATTTTTGAAATTCATACACTAACTGTTGTGTAGTGCATTTTCCACTTCTAACTcagtaagaaaggaaaatgtgagCTTGGCAAAGTCTCTTGTGTGTGTCCAACTTAACGGGTACCTCAGCATAAAATTTCCTCACCTGGCTTTCCTCGTAAAAATGTCTTCACGCATGgttaaattttgtttctgttcccaGCACCCTTGCACAGTGAAGGGAGAGTTTTCTTGCTGCAGTCGGAGTTCTGCGTCGGGCTTTTCCTGCTCTGGCTTTGTTTGCACAGGAAAACTGTGTGAGGCAGGCTTGGTTACTGGAAGGAAGATCCCTGAAGTACAGAAATCTGACATGTCAAAACCTCAAGTAATAATTCATGTTTAGAGTGGAAAAACTTACAGAAATGAGTGTCTCTCTTTTATTCATTGGTACCCAATTTTCTGTTTGGGAGAAGGTGTGGGTGCACAGAGGAGGAGTACTGGCTGTTTTACCATGGTAAATGTGTGACAGAGCAATCATGAAAGCCCATCCTCAGCCTTTAGTCCTTCCATCAGAGCCCATGCCTTGCTGTGGCCCGTGTTATTGCTCCTATTAAGAATGTGGCTGCTACTCAGAGCTGTATTTTAGGGGCTTAGTTATATGCTTCTACTGTCCTTGGACTTTCTTTTACCCCTGCACCTTTTTGGTGCAGACCAGTACACGTACTTTACGCTAAATGAAGAACTAAGTGATGTTTGGATACTTCCAGAAGTAGCACGCAGCTGCAGGGTTTCTCTgtctgcagaaagaaatttgaaaaCCCCAAGCTGACAGGTTTTCGCTTTGTATCCCATTTCAGTGAGGAGGTATTTGACTGAGCGGGCAGTCTGACTCATTTTAGAGCAGAAGTGTGAATGGCAAAGGTGAATTGCATACCCATTTCCTTAAGTTAGATGCAGCTGATTGTTATCAAACAGTGTTATAATTTATGTGagcttctccaagctgaagaaCCTGCATGAGTGCACTGCAAGGCGTGGAAGTCGAGAGCAGCTTCTCTTCTGGCTAGGCTCCAACACAGGCAGGGAGGAAACTTCATTGCATGCTTTCCTTTCGTTGGATCGCCTTTCAAGATATTGGGCCCTGTGCCATTAGATTTGGAAAAGCATTCAGTAAGCCccaacactttaaaaattaaaaaaagtttgCCAGTTATTGTGGAGGAAGAATTGACATGGTAATGACCTTGTGTTCCTTCATCGTGGGCAAATTTTCCTTTGGGATGGGAAGGTGGAGTAGGGAGGAGGAAGCAGTTGCAAGGAGGGCACTATATGctaagagtttttttcttttccccgaAGGAAATGATGCTGCCACTGCAGGGAGATGCATATGTAAATCTATCTGCATCAGAGACGGGAATGAGTAGTGGCCTGTCACATTTTGCTAGTGCTAGATAAGCAAAGACTGCGTTCCCATCAACAGGCTTCCTGCAGCTCTTGAAGAGGCATTGAAGGCAGAATAAGCAGGGACTCCTTAAAGCTAAGAGCTGATGAGATGATGGAAGTAATCTCTCGCTTCAGCAGTGAACAGATTTCATGTACTCCTTTAGTTGGTTATTACTTAGCTCCGATTCCATGAGTTTAGGTACCCGAATTTAGATATCTAGGACTCTTTACAACCTTGAGTGATCTTGGATTTGTGTGGCAAACTTATTCCAGTGTTGAACAGGGGGGCAGAAAGGCCATAGAACACATTGCCACCACCAACTGCTGCTTCCTCCTACCCCTAGATGTCACAGAGTTGGAGACTTGCTGTCATTTAGGAAACAGGCAAGATTTCTTAAATTTGGAAGTCTGAGCTGAgtgataaagaaatatttcactgagaTAAAACAAGTATTTGAAGTCTTTCCAAGCCTTCGGAGTTGTTTTGGCTGGTGTTGCGTGTAGCCTGTAGTGTTAGTCTAGTTTTCAATGCTGGAATCAAATAGAAGTTGTAGTCAAaggtgaaattaattttgaactTGTCTTGTTGTTCTGCATGTAGCCTGATGCTACTAGTGTGAAGCTTTTGctttagataaaaaaaataacttcaacaTTAATAAGTTTGTAATAAATTCCTACAGTGCTTCCAAAGCCAGAGTATGCACAGTTAAGGGGTTGTCAGAGATGCACAAAATGCTGTATGCAAGTCCGTTATTCTATAACATTACTGCTTTTAGATGCATGACTGTCGTGGTACAGGCATTTGTTCTCACTTCAGTTAAGCAACCTTATGTAAAAGAACTGCTGCTGTCTTATACAGTGAAGACAAATCCTGTCAGGGGCAGTATTTTCTTTACCCTGTTGTTATTTAGCTGATAATTTTCATGGGTTTTAGCATTTTTAGTCTATTTTCTGGAGTTTCTCTTTGAGCATGTGTTATGTACAGGAAGGAATTTATTATGGTGGAGACATAGGGCTGGGAGCCAGGAAGTCTGTTTCTGGCTGTACCACAGATTTTCTGTTACAATCCTAACAAAGTTTTCTATGACTTTGTGCTTTAGCTTCATGTAACAGTTTGTTCACTGCCTTACTGGGATATGAGACCATCTTAATTGTTAAATACAGTTTGAAATCCTTGGATGGAGAACCCTGTAATAAATATGATATTGAGGTAATTGCAGTGGCTAGCAAATGCGATAAAAATGTAGGAAGattaaaattatgtatttcagATTCCTGCAATGAAAAAGGATCTGTTAGGAGACTTTGCTTGAGTCAACTCCCTAAGTCTATGGGGAAGTAGGTATAGAGAAAGCAGGGCAGGGAACTTTGACCTTCTTGGGTGCCTTTCAAGAGCTACCTGCTCAGACACTCCTAAGTTACTGTAAGACTGCTTCTGGTAAGTGGCTTATTGCCTTCTTACATGCAATGATGGT
This genomic window from Phaenicophaeus curvirostris isolate KB17595 chromosome 1, BPBGC_Pcur_1.0, whole genome shotgun sequence contains:
- the LPAR6 gene encoding LOW QUALITY PROTEIN: lysophosphatidic acid receptor 6 (The sequence of the model RefSeq protein was modified relative to this genomic sequence to represent the inferred CDS: inserted 1 base in 1 codon), with protein sequence MVSSNCSTEDSFKYTLYGCIFSMVFVLGLIANCVAIYIFTCTLKVRNETTTYMLNLAISDLLFVFTLPFRIYYFVARNWPFGDILCKISVTLFYTNMYGSILFLTCISVDRFLAIVHPFRSKTLRTKRNAKIVCAAVWITVLAGSTPASFFQSTNRRNNTEQRTCFENFSEDTWKTYLSRIVIFIEIVGFFIPLILNVTCSTMVLRTLNKPLTLSRNKLSKKKVLKMIFVHLVIFCFCFVPYNVTLILYSLMRTQTWINCSVVTAVRTMYPITLCIAVSNCCFDPIVYYFTSDXNSKFDKEPIHQTTGHQIL